One genomic region from Pseudoduganella dura encodes:
- a CDS encoding TRAP transporter small permease, which produces MKFLDHLEEWLIAFLMGAATLIIFMAVVHRYLSGLPVPWLQDQLIQINTSWAQELCIYMFVWMAKFGAAYGVRTGIHVGVDVVINRLSVPWRNGFIVFGLLAGALFTGVVGALGASFVWDIGHTEQTSADLEVPMWLVYLAVPAGSWLMCFRFLQVMVAFVRTGELPKHDHAHVEGLDDELGAKA; this is translated from the coding sequence ATGAAATTCCTGGACCACCTGGAAGAGTGGCTCATTGCATTCCTGATGGGCGCGGCCACCCTCATCATCTTCATGGCGGTGGTGCACCGCTACCTGTCCGGCCTGCCGGTTCCCTGGCTGCAGGACCAGCTCATTCAGATCAACACCAGCTGGGCACAGGAACTGTGCATCTACATGTTCGTGTGGATGGCCAAGTTCGGCGCCGCCTACGGCGTACGCACCGGCATCCACGTGGGCGTCGACGTCGTGATCAACCGCCTGTCGGTGCCGTGGCGCAATGGCTTCATCGTGTTCGGCCTGCTGGCCGGGGCGCTGTTTACCGGCGTGGTCGGCGCGCTGGGCGCTTCGTTCGTGTGGGACATCGGCCACACCGAGCAAACGTCGGCCGATCTCGAGGTGCCGATGTGGCTCGTCTACCTGGCGGTGCCGGCCGGTTCCTGGCTGATGTGCTTCCGCTTCCTGCAGGTGATGGTGGCGTTCGTGCGCACCGGCGAACTGCCGAAGCACGACCATGCCCACGTCGAGGGCCTGGATGACGAACTGGGAGCCAAGGCATGA
- a CDS encoding response regulator transcription factor: MLHIVDDEEVVRDSLSWLASSRAIPAATYDCGAKFLAYVESGQFDPAGDCVLLDVRMPDMNGVAVFDQLHARGLAQRLPVIFLTGHGDVPMAVDTLKRGAFDFFEKPFNDNELMDRVQEGLARSQQASAHAAVHARLATLSSREREVLDLILAGKMNKVVADELGISMRTVEVHRAHIFDKMQVKTAVELAGLLK, translated from the coding sequence ATGTTGCATATCGTCGATGATGAAGAAGTGGTGCGCGACTCGCTGTCGTGGCTGGCCTCGTCGCGCGCCATTCCCGCCGCCACCTACGATTGCGGCGCCAAGTTCCTGGCCTACGTGGAATCGGGCCAGTTCGATCCGGCCGGCGACTGCGTGCTGCTCGACGTGCGCATGCCGGACATGAACGGCGTGGCCGTGTTCGACCAGCTGCATGCGCGCGGGCTGGCGCAGCGCCTGCCGGTGATCTTCCTGACCGGGCACGGCGACGTGCCGATGGCCGTGGATACCCTGAAGCGCGGCGCGTTCGACTTCTTCGAAAAGCCGTTCAACGACAACGAGCTGATGGACCGGGTGCAGGAAGGCCTGGCGCGCTCGCAGCAGGCCAGCGCCCACGCGGCCGTGCATGCGCGGCTGGCCACGCTGTCCTCGCGCGAACGCGAGGTGCTCGACCTGATCCTGGCCGGCAAGATGAACAAGGTGGTGGCCGACGAACTGGGCATCAGCATGCGCACCGTCGAGGTCCACCGCGCCCACATCTTCGACAAGATGCAGGTGAAGACGGCCGTGGAACTGGCCGGCCTGCTGAAGTAG
- a CDS encoding MarR family winged helix-turn-helix transcriptional regulator, with protein sequence MKQGLGTQLRHLIELLDGAVAASYEEAGIDYRPRFTPVMRALAEGTPRTVGQIAEAAGITQPAATQTVALMLKEDLVATMPSATDARQKLVRLSDRGRALLPQLQRCWAATAAAAASLDADMPHPLSEALAQAIAALERQSFGARIRAARSSLTHGSHEKTTQEKP encoded by the coding sequence ATGAAACAAGGACTCGGAACCCAGTTGCGCCACCTGATCGAACTGCTCGACGGCGCCGTGGCCGCCTCCTACGAGGAAGCCGGCATCGATTACCGCCCCCGTTTTACGCCGGTGATGCGGGCGCTGGCCGAAGGCACGCCGCGCACCGTGGGGCAGATCGCCGAAGCGGCCGGCATCACGCAGCCGGCCGCCACGCAGACGGTGGCGCTGATGCTGAAGGAAGACCTGGTGGCGACGATGCCGTCGGCGACGGATGCGCGGCAGAAGCTGGTGCGCTTGTCGGATCGCGGGCGCGCGCTGCTGCCGCAACTGCAGCGCTGCTGGGCCGCCACCGCCGCCGCTGCCGCCAGCCTCGACGCCGACATGCCCCACCCCTTGTCCGAAGCGCTGGCGCAGGCCATCGCCGCCCTCGAACGCCAGTCCTTCGGCGCACGCATCCGTGCCGCGCGCAGCAGCCTCACGCACGGCAGTCACGAGAAAACAACCCAGGAGAAACCATGA
- a CDS encoding CPBP family intramembrane glutamic endopeptidase, which translates to MNTAPFPASSPSPRPSLGRRLLANAFVRTLLAILSVLVPMAVTLGLSEIVPKPYRSGWPLLLAACAIVAGYRLYVRKIEKRDVTELSLAGARGELFAGLGLGALLMATCSVLLLAGSIYTYTGMAHWSALLKPLPEQVFVAFLEELLFRAVLFRLLEKSWGTSVALAVSTLLFIAAHLPSEHISLLGVLATAVASAALSAGYIATRRLWVPIGMHFAWNYLFDAVFSIPVSGHPANGWIQVRASGPEWLSGGGYGVEGSIVAVLAWGAAAIVLLVAARRRNQWLARP; encoded by the coding sequence ATGAATACCGCACCGTTTCCGGCATCGTCGCCATCCCCACGGCCTTCGCTTGGCCGCCGCCTGCTGGCCAATGCGTTCGTGCGGACGCTGCTGGCTATCCTGTCGGTTCTCGTACCGATGGCCGTGACGCTGGGGCTCTCCGAAATCGTGCCGAAGCCCTACCGGTCCGGCTGGCCGCTGCTGCTGGCCGCGTGCGCGATCGTCGCCGGTTACCGGCTGTACGTGCGCAAGATCGAAAAGCGCGACGTGACGGAACTGTCGCTGGCCGGTGCCAGGGGCGAGCTGTTCGCGGGCCTGGGACTCGGCGCGCTGCTGATGGCCACCTGCAGCGTGCTGCTGCTGGCCGGCAGCATCTACACGTACACCGGCATGGCGCACTGGAGCGCCTTGCTGAAGCCGCTGCCGGAACAGGTGTTCGTGGCCTTCCTGGAAGAGCTGCTGTTCCGCGCCGTGCTGTTCCGGCTGCTGGAAAAATCGTGGGGCACCTCGGTGGCGCTGGCGGTATCGACGCTGCTCTTCATCGCCGCCCACCTGCCCAGTGAACACATCAGCCTGCTCGGCGTGCTGGCCACGGCGGTTGCTTCCGCGGCACTGTCCGCCGGCTACATCGCCACGCGCCGGCTGTGGGTGCCGATCGGCATGCACTTCGCGTGGAACTACCTGTTCGATGCCGTGTTCTCGATCCCCGTCTCGGGCCACCCGGCCAACGGCTGGATCCAGGTCCGTGCCAGCGGCCCCGAATGGCTCAGCGGCGGGGGCTATGGGGTGGAGGGTTCGATCGTCGCCGTACTGGCCTGGGGCGCCGCTGCCATCGTGCTGCTGGTCGCGGCCCGGCGGCGCAACCAGTGGCTGGCGCGACCGTGA
- a CDS encoding D-hexose-6-phosphate mutarotase — protein sequence MQSTLFGQLPAVTISAPDGAQATIALYGAHLASWKTADGRERLFMSDASPRDGSAAIRGGVPVIFPQFSTRGPGQRHGVARLSHWRLGDHGQDATTAWVEFLLTHEDVPASLAQGWPHAFALALRFTLQPDALEMRYHVRNTGGQPFDFACALHTYFQVDEFTRTVLAGLPDESPLHFGPPLDNIYPAPAEVTLQPGTGTLRLQQEGFTQFVVWNPGPEAAAKLADLHDDEWQRFVCIEPARVDQQPLAAGAEWTGVHTITAQS from the coding sequence ATGCAATCGACGTTGTTCGGCCAGCTTCCGGCCGTGACCATCTCCGCGCCGGACGGCGCGCAGGCCACCATCGCGCTGTATGGCGCGCACCTGGCGTCCTGGAAAACGGCCGATGGCCGCGAGCGGCTGTTCATGAGCGACGCATCGCCGCGCGACGGCAGCGCCGCGATCCGCGGTGGCGTGCCGGTGATCTTCCCCCAATTCTCCACGCGCGGCCCCGGCCAGCGCCACGGCGTGGCCCGGCTGTCGCACTGGCGCCTCGGCGACCATGGCCAGGACGCCACCACTGCCTGGGTAGAATTCCTGCTCACCCACGAGGATGTGCCCGCGAGCCTGGCGCAGGGCTGGCCGCATGCGTTCGCGCTGGCGCTGCGTTTCACGTTGCAACCCGATGCGCTTGAAATGCGCTACCACGTGCGCAACACCGGCGGGCAGCCGTTCGATTTCGCCTGCGCGCTGCACACCTACTTCCAGGTGGACGAATTCACGCGCACGGTGCTGGCCGGCCTGCCGGACGAATCGCCGCTGCACTTCGGCCCGCCGCTGGACAACATCTACCCTGCCCCGGCCGAAGTGACGCTGCAGCCGGGTACCGGCACGCTGCGCCTGCAGCAGGAAGGATTCACGCAATTCGTCGTGTGGAACCCGGGGCCCGAGGCCGCCGCGAAGCTGGCGGACCTGCACGACGACGAATGGCAGCGGTTCGTCTGCATCGAGCCTGCCCGCGTGGACCAGCAGCCGCTGGCCGCCGGCGCGGAATGGACCGGCGTGCATACCATCACCGCACAGTCCTGA
- a CDS encoding N-acetylmuramoyl-L-alanine amidase — MPATPPLPADPLIPAQADQGRRRRILLKAGGTLLLSVLAPLPARAAQILAVRVWPADEYTRVTLENDSDLKTSHFIVKDPDRLVVDIEGLDLNPELKSLVAKVQSNDPYIKQVRVGQNRPGVVRLVFDLKAQIRPQVFTLAPVGEYKHRLIFDLYPVREVDPIAAMIEKGEWSSDGTPVGQPPLAEQHPAPGLPLPDNRIPAPGVPSEAVPRPDIAAKTEPPKPEAPKNTDRLVRMLTVALDPGHGGEDPGAIGSRGSREKDIVLAIAKRLKAKLEQHPNMRVMLTRDGDFFVPLNVRVEKARKVDADLFISIHADAFIKPSARGSSVFVLSEKSASSSAARWLANKENQADLIGGANTKGHDPQLASVLFDLSTTAQINDSLKVGKAVLQQIGGINKLHNGAVERAGFAVLKAPDIPSILIETAFISNPEEEARLLDNNYQDQIADAIVKGIRAYFAKNPPLAKNRLT, encoded by the coding sequence ATGCCTGCAACGCCTCCACTTCCCGCAGATCCTCTGATCCCCGCCCAGGCCGATCAGGGCCGCCGCCGTCGCATCCTCCTGAAGGCCGGCGGCACGCTGCTGCTTTCGGTGCTGGCCCCGCTGCCCGCGCGCGCCGCGCAGATCCTGGCCGTTCGTGTCTGGCCGGCGGACGAGTACACCCGCGTCACGCTGGAAAACGATTCCGACCTGAAGACATCGCATTTCATCGTCAAGGATCCGGATCGCCTGGTGGTCGACATCGAAGGCCTCGACCTGAATCCCGAGCTGAAATCGCTGGTGGCCAAGGTCCAGTCGAACGACCCGTACATCAAGCAGGTGCGCGTGGGCCAGAACCGGCCCGGCGTGGTGCGCCTGGTGTTCGACCTGAAGGCGCAGATCCGCCCGCAGGTGTTCACGCTGGCGCCGGTGGGCGAATACAAGCACCGCCTGATCTTCGACCTGTACCCGGTGCGCGAGGTGGACCCGATCGCGGCGATGATCGAGAAAGGCGAATGGTCCAGCGATGGCACGCCCGTCGGCCAGCCGCCGCTGGCCGAACAGCATCCCGCCCCGGGCCTGCCGCTGCCGGACAACCGGATTCCCGCGCCCGGCGTGCCGTCCGAAGCCGTGCCGCGGCCGGACATTGCCGCAAAGACGGAACCGCCGAAGCCGGAGGCGCCGAAAAACACCGACAGGCTGGTGCGCATGCTCACCGTCGCGCTGGACCCCGGCCACGGCGGCGAGGACCCCGGTGCGATCGGCTCGCGGGGCAGCCGCGAAAAAGATATCGTGCTGGCGATTGCCAAGCGCCTGAAGGCCAAGCTGGAGCAGCACCCGAACATGCGCGTGATGCTCACGCGCGACGGCGACTTCTTCGTGCCCCTGAACGTGCGCGTGGAAAAGGCGCGCAAGGTCGATGCCGACCTGTTCATCTCGATCCATGCCGATGCGTTCATCAAGCCGTCGGCGCGCGGCTCGTCGGTGTTCGTGCTGTCCGAAAAGAGCGCCAGCTCGTCGGCGGCGCGCTGGCTGGCCAACAAGGAAAACCAGGCCGACCTGATCGGCGGCGCCAATACGAAGGGCCACGATCCGCAACTGGCCAGCGTGCTGTTCGACCTGTCGACGACGGCGCAGATCAACGACAGCCTGAAGGTCGGCAAGGCCGTGCTGCAGCAGATCGGCGGCATCAACAAGCTGCACAACGGTGCCGTGGAACGCGCCGGCTTCGCCGTGCTGAAGGCGCCGGACATTCCATCGATCCTGATCGAGACCGCGTTCATCTCCAATCCGGAAGAAGAAGCGCGCCTGCTCGACAACAATTACCAGGACCAGATCGCGGACGCCATCGTGAAAGGCATCCGCGCGTACTTCGCCAAGAACCCGCCGCTCGCCAAGAACCGGCTGACCTGA
- a CDS encoding AAA family ATPase, producing MALSPTFAISMTLLRDTVPGFDRYPFSLPAVKHLDQLAFHPAVTFIVGENGSGKSTLLEAIAVALGYNAEGGSRNLRFGTRDSHSPLHGHLRISRGYRKPRDGYFLRAESFFNVATALERLDEGPGGPPLIDSYGGHSLHEQSHGESFMALLNHRFGGQGLYVLDEPEAALSPQRQLAALARIHQLVKAGSQFIIATHSPILMAYPDARIYACLPDGLRRTDYEDTEHYQVTLEFLRDPRRMLDTLLDDEA from the coding sequence ATGGCGCTCTCGCCCACGTTCGCGATCAGCATGACGCTGCTGCGCGACACGGTGCCGGGCTTCGACCGTTACCCGTTCTCGCTGCCGGCGGTAAAGCATCTCGACCAGCTGGCGTTCCATCCGGCCGTGACGTTCATCGTGGGCGAAAACGGCAGCGGCAAGTCGACGCTGCTGGAAGCGATCGCCGTGGCGCTGGGCTACAACGCCGAAGGCGGCAGCCGCAACCTGCGCTTCGGCACGCGCGATTCGCACTCGCCGCTGCACGGGCACCTGCGCATCAGCCGCGGCTACCGCAAGCCGCGCGACGGCTATTTCCTGCGCGCGGAAAGCTTCTTCAACGTGGCGACCGCGCTCGAGCGGCTCGACGAAGGGCCCGGCGGCCCGCCGCTGATCGACTCGTATGGCGGCCACTCGCTGCACGAACAGTCGCATGGCGAATCGTTCATGGCGCTGCTGAACCACCGCTTCGGCGGCCAGGGCCTGTATGTGCTGGACGAACCGGAGGCGGCGCTGTCGCCGCAGCGCCAGCTGGCCGCCCTCGCCCGCATCCATCAACTGGTCAAGGCCGGATCGCAGTTCATCATCGCCACCCACTCGCCGATCCTGATGGCCTACCCGGATGCCCGCATCTACGCCTGCCTGCCGGACGGGCTGCGGCGCACCGACTACGAGGACACCGAGCATTACCAGGTGACGCTCGAGTTCCTGCGCGATCCGCGCCGCATGCTCGATACCCTGCTGGACGACGAGGCTTGA
- a CDS encoding sensor histidine kinase: MTSLKPWAARLPFPTSARWLLPVVLVLLFLAILIWLPWQARQMESNERQEQLIADTLWVEQTIRFQLGRHEEDLKGVANEILAGASVKRLHERMANELKTGLELKRVMWVTPEGDVAASSDEAPPPVATLSAASRDAAERARLSRNGVYSEPAPQTVNPAGTPGAAMMDYHYPLYRGATYLGTLVATFQLSAILEEMVPWWFAQDNQVSLLDRDDRILARRAAAGPGHGVYTHKRALDLPGATVTLMTDSVKTEPKLLPNLLVGSVIVLALALLWSLLALWGHISRRLEAEEALRQQMAFRTAMENSLVTGLRARDLAGRITYVNPAFCQMVGYSEEELVGRSPPMPYWATEVMAEYEHRLQNVLQGTVTPQFETIFQRPDGTRIPVLIFEAPLVDNEGRHTGWMGSILDITDRKRIEELNREHQEKLQASSRLATMGEIASMLAHELNQPLAAISSYTTGALNLLARPEVDPATLKPALEQAGTQARRAGQIIRSVHEFVRKRKTERRDVPLATMIDGIRALIDLQARPHRVTVHTELPADLPLVRADHIMIEQVLLNLARNGIEAMARVPLQQRVLRIEARHDAAAGQVAVNVIDNGHGIPADVAERLFSPFFSTKAQGMGMGLNICRTAIEFHGGTLTHRDNPQGGTIFTFTLPASEAKINGDT, from the coding sequence ATGACCTCCCTCAAACCCTGGGCCGCGCGCCTGCCGTTTCCGACTTCCGCGCGCTGGCTGCTGCCGGTCGTGCTCGTCTTGCTGTTCCTGGCGATTCTAATCTGGTTGCCGTGGCAGGCGCGCCAGATGGAAAGCAACGAGCGCCAGGAACAGCTGATCGCCGACACGCTGTGGGTGGAGCAGACCATCCGCTTCCAGCTGGGCCGCCACGAGGAAGACCTGAAAGGCGTGGCCAACGAGATCCTGGCCGGCGCCTCGGTGAAGCGGCTGCACGAGCGCATGGCCAACGAACTGAAGACGGGCCTGGAACTGAAACGCGTGATGTGGGTAACACCCGAGGGCGACGTGGCCGCGTCGAGCGACGAAGCGCCGCCGCCGGTCGCCACGCTGTCGGCCGCTTCGCGGGATGCCGCCGAACGCGCCCGGCTCAGCCGTAACGGCGTGTACAGCGAACCGGCGCCGCAGACCGTCAATCCGGCCGGCACGCCCGGCGCGGCGATGATGGATTACCACTATCCGCTGTACCGTGGCGCCACCTACCTGGGCACGCTGGTGGCCACGTTCCAGCTGTCCGCGATCCTCGAGGAAATGGTGCCATGGTGGTTCGCGCAGGATAACCAGGTCAGCCTGCTCGACCGGGACGACCGCATCCTGGCGCGCCGCGCCGCCGCCGGCCCGGGCCACGGCGTCTACACGCACAAGCGCGCGCTCGACCTGCCCGGCGCCACCGTCACGCTGATGACGGACAGCGTGAAAACCGAGCCGAAGCTGCTGCCGAACCTGCTGGTGGGCTCGGTGATCGTGCTGGCGCTGGCGCTGCTGTGGAGCCTGCTGGCGCTGTGGGGCCACATCTCGCGCCGGCTCGAGGCCGAGGAGGCGCTGCGCCAGCAGATGGCGTTCCGCACCGCGATGGAAAATTCGCTGGTGACGGGCCTGCGCGCGCGCGACCTGGCGGGCCGCATCACCTACGTGAACCCGGCGTTCTGCCAGATGGTGGGCTACAGCGAAGAAGAACTGGTGGGCCGCTCGCCGCCGATGCCGTACTGGGCCACCGAAGTGATGGCCGAATACGAGCACCGGCTGCAGAACGTGCTGCAGGGGACGGTGACGCCGCAGTTCGAAACGATCTTCCAGCGCCCGGACGGCACCCGCATTCCGGTGCTGATCTTCGAGGCGCCGCTGGTGGACAACGAAGGCCGGCACACCGGCTGGATGGGGTCGATCCTCGACATCACCGACCGCAAGCGCATCGAGGAACTGAACCGCGAACACCAGGAAAAGCTGCAGGCGTCCAGCCGGCTGGCCACGATGGGCGAGATCGCCTCGATGCTGGCGCACGAACTGAACCAGCCGCTGGCGGCCATTTCCAGCTACACGACCGGCGCGCTGAACCTGCTGGCGCGGCCGGAAGTCGATCCCGCCACGCTGAAGCCGGCGCTGGAGCAGGCCGGCACCCAGGCGCGCCGCGCCGGGCAGATAATCCGCAGCGTGCACGAATTCGTGCGCAAGCGAAAAACCGAGCGGCGGGATGTGCCGCTGGCCACGATGATCGACGGCATCCGCGCGCTGATCGACCTGCAGGCGCGGCCGCACCGGGTGACGGTCCACACCGAACTGCCGGCCGACCTGCCGCTCGTGCGGGCCGACCACATCATGATCGAACAGGTGCTGCTGAACCTGGCGCGCAACGGCATCGAGGCGATGGCCAGGGTGCCGCTGCAGCAGCGCGTGCTGCGCATCGAGGCGCGGCACGATGCCGCGGCGGGCCAGGTGGCCGTCAACGTGATCGACAACGGCCACGGCATTCCGGCCGACGTGGCCGAACGCCTGTTCTCGCCATTTTTCTCGACCAAGGCGCAGGGCATGGGCATGGGGCTGAACATCTGCCGCACGGCGATCGAATTCCACGGCGGCACGCTGACGCACCGCGACAACCCGCAAGGCGGTACCATATTCACCTTCACGCTCCCTGCGTCCGAAGCCAAGATTAACGGAGACACATAA
- the tsaE gene encoding tRNA (adenosine(37)-N6)-threonylcarbamoyltransferase complex ATPase subunit type 1 TsaE — protein sequence MKAHLRDESHTTALGVSLARALLPGLSIHLHGDLGAGKTALTRALLHAAGHTGHVKSPTYTLSEPYRVTLGGQDVNVIHYDLYRMGSPEEFLDAGFREDFDGHNICIVEWPEKAEGVLPPPDLRVILNVAGEGRDVELQAFSALGNSCLQRLHFPQIL from the coding sequence ATGAAAGCCCACCTGCGCGACGAAAGCCACACGACCGCCCTCGGCGTTTCGCTGGCCCGCGCCCTGCTGCCCGGCCTGTCGATCCACCTGCACGGCGACCTCGGCGCCGGCAAGACCGCGCTCACCCGCGCGCTGCTGCACGCGGCCGGCCACACGGGCCACGTGAAGAGCCCGACCTACACGCTGTCCGAACCCTACCGCGTCACGCTCGGCGGGCAGGACGTCAACGTCATCCATTACGACCTGTACCGCATGGGCAGCCCGGAGGAATTCCTCGATGCGGGCTTTCGCGAAGACTTCGACGGGCACAACATCTGCATCGTCGAATGGCCGGAAAAGGCCGAAGGCGTGCTGCCGCCGCCGGACCTGCGCGTGATACTCAACGTTGCGGGCGAGGGACGTGATGTAGAATTGCAGGCGTTCTCCGCATTAGGTAATTCATGCCTGCAACGCCTCCACTTCCCGCAGATCCTCTGA
- the queG gene encoding tRNA epoxyqueuosine(34) reductase QueG: protein MSLSPEVLSSLAAAVKEWGRELGFAEVRIADIDLAAAEPGLQAWLDAGMHGEMEYMAAHGMKRARPAELVPGTVRVITARMNYLPPSQDADWRARERTRLEDPNAAVISVYARGRDYHKVLRARLQQLADRIGKEAGQFGYRVFTDSAPVMELPLAEKSGLGWRGKHTLLINRDAGSMFFMGEILVDLPLPVDPPAEAHCGGCSACITACPTGAILGPGRLDARRCISYLTIELKGAIPEELRPLLGNRVYGCDDCQTVCPWNKFAQRATLPDFDERHGLGSAGMIALFGWSEEEFNRNMEGSPIRRIGHERWLRNLAVGLGNAAALGRRGDPAIAAALQARLDHPSELVREHVGWALAQHS from the coding sequence ATGTCTCTTTCGCCTGAAGTGTTGTCCTCGCTGGCCGCCGCCGTCAAGGAATGGGGGCGCGAGCTCGGCTTCGCCGAAGTGCGCATCGCCGACATCGACCTGGCCGCGGCGGAGCCGGGCCTGCAGGCGTGGCTCGATGCCGGCATGCATGGCGAAATGGAGTACATGGCCGCCCATGGCATGAAGCGGGCCCGCCCCGCCGAACTGGTGCCGGGCACCGTGCGCGTGATCACGGCGCGGATGAACTACCTGCCGCCTTCGCAGGATGCCGACTGGCGCGCGCGCGAACGCACCCGGCTGGAAGATCCGAACGCGGCCGTCATCTCGGTGTATGCCAGGGGAAGGGACTATCACAAGGTGCTGCGCGCCCGGCTGCAGCAACTGGCCGACCGCATCGGCAAGGAGGCCGGCCAGTTCGGCTACCGCGTGTTCACCGACTCGGCGCCGGTGATGGAATTGCCGCTGGCGGAAAAGTCCGGCCTGGGGTGGCGCGGCAAGCACACGCTGCTGATCAACCGCGACGCCGGCTCGATGTTCTTCATGGGCGAAATCCTGGTCGACCTGCCGCTGCCCGTCGATCCGCCGGCCGAGGCCCACTGCGGCGGGTGCAGCGCCTGCATCACGGCATGCCCGACGGGCGCGATCCTCGGTCCCGGCCGCCTCGACGCGCGACGCTGCATTTCCTATCTGACGATCGAACTGAAAGGCGCCATTCCCGAAGAACTGCGGCCGTTGCTGGGCAACCGCGTCTACGGCTGCGACGACTGCCAGACCGTTTGCCCATGGAACAAGTTCGCCCAGCGCGCCACGCTGCCGGACTTCGACGAACGGCATGGCCTGGGCAGCGCCGGCATGATCGCGCTGTTCGGCTGGAGCGAAGAGGAATTCAACCGCAACATGGAAGGCAGCCCGATCCGACGCATCGGCCATGAACGGTGGCTGCGCAACCTGGCTGTCGGCCTTGGCAACGCCGCCGCGCTCGGGCGGCGCGGCGATCCGGCCATCGCCGCCGCCTTGCAGGCACGGCTCGATCACCCGTCGGAACTGGTGCGCGAGCACGTCGGCTGGGCACTGGCCCAGCACAGCTGA
- a CDS encoding TRAP transporter substrate-binding protein: MKLKTILVALAATACFTNAYAQAPIVIKFSHVVATDTPKGQAAARFKQLAERATNGRVKVEVYPNSQLYKDKEELEALQLGAVQMLAPSLAKFGPLGVKEFEVFDLPYAFPTKQSLYNVTEGPIGRSLLKKLETKGITGLAYWDNGFKIMSANKPLYAPADFRGLKMRIQSSKVLDAQMRALGANPQVLAFSEAYQALQTGVVDGTENPPSNMYTQKMHEVQKYATLSNHGYLGYAVIVNKKFWDGLPADIRTALEGAMRETTTYEKAIAQRDNDMALEAMKKSGRTQFITLTAQQQDAWKKVLLPVHKQMESRIGADLVNAIAKEGAK; encoded by the coding sequence ATGAAGCTCAAGACCATCCTGGTTGCGCTCGCCGCGACCGCCTGCTTCACCAACGCTTACGCGCAAGCACCAATCGTCATCAAGTTCAGCCATGTCGTTGCCACCGATACGCCGAAAGGCCAGGCTGCCGCGCGCTTCAAGCAATTGGCCGAGCGGGCGACCAACGGCCGCGTGAAGGTGGAGGTGTATCCGAACAGCCAGCTGTACAAGGACAAGGAAGAACTCGAAGCGCTGCAGCTGGGCGCCGTGCAGATGCTGGCGCCGTCGCTGGCCAAGTTCGGGCCGCTGGGCGTGAAGGAGTTCGAGGTCTTCGATCTGCCCTATGCGTTCCCCACCAAGCAGTCGCTGTACAACGTGACGGAAGGGCCGATCGGCCGCAGCCTGCTGAAAAAGCTGGAAACCAAGGGCATCACCGGGCTGGCGTACTGGGATAACGGCTTCAAGATCATGTCGGCCAACAAGCCGCTGTATGCGCCGGCCGATTTCCGCGGCCTGAAGATGCGCATCCAGTCCTCGAAGGTGCTTGATGCGCAGATGCGCGCGCTGGGCGCCAACCCGCAGGTGCTGGCGTTCTCCGAGGCTTACCAGGCGCTGCAGACGGGCGTGGTGGATGGCACGGAGAACCCGCCGTCGAACATGTACACGCAGAAGATGCACGAGGTGCAGAAATACGCCACGCTGTCGAACCACGGCTACCTGGGCTACGCCGTCATCGTCAACAAGAAGTTCTGGGATGGCTTGCCGGCCGATATCCGCACCGCGCTCGAAGGGGCGATGCGCGAAACCACCACGTATGAAAAGGCGATCGCCCAGCGCGACAACGACATGGCGCTGGAAGCGATGAAGAAGTCCGGCCGCACCCAGTTCATCACCCTCACCGCGCAACAGCAGGACGCCTGGAAAAAAGTACTGCTGCCCGTGCACAAGCAGATGGAAAGCCGCATCGGCGCCGATCTCGTCAACGCGATCGCGAAGGAAGGCGCGAAGTAA